One genomic segment of [Phormidium] sp. ETS-05 includes these proteins:
- a CDS encoding photosystem II S4 domain protein, which translates to MLPKPELLKGVENKDCLSRVLDKAEQAIKTWEVVMTDFLSPPELAEVKAAFGRLTEVSIMSWGGYPQAERQRLAIARAELPLDPTQVAIAAVEIAGNFLFDTANHRDFLGALLGTGIVREKTGDILVLGERGAQAIVVPELVPFLEIELKQVRSVPVKVQTIDFSELKVKEPKKKELTTVEASLRLDAIASAGFGMSRSKMAEIITGGDVRVNWKEISSSSYQVKTSDLIAIRGKGRLEVGEIQVTKKDRYRVQLTRYI; encoded by the coding sequence ATGTTGCCTAAACCAGAACTGTTAAAAGGTGTGGAAAATAAAGATTGCCTGTCTCGGGTGCTGGATAAAGCAGAGCAGGCAATCAAAACTTGGGAAGTGGTGATGACGGATTTTCTGTCGCCGCCAGAGTTGGCGGAGGTGAAAGCGGCTTTTGGGCGACTGACAGAGGTGAGCATCATGTCTTGGGGGGGTTATCCCCAAGCGGAACGCCAACGGCTGGCGATCGCTCGCGCCGAACTCCCCCTGGACCCAACCCAAGTGGCGATCGCGGCTGTGGAAATTGCCGGTAATTTTCTGTTTGACACCGCAAACCATCGCGACTTCCTCGGCGCCCTCCTCGGTACTGGCATCGTCCGGGAAAAAACCGGTGATATTCTGGTGCTGGGGGAACGGGGCGCCCAAGCAATTGTGGTGCCGGAGCTGGTCCCATTTTTAGAAATCGAACTCAAGCAGGTGCGCTCTGTACCGGTGAAAGTCCAGACTATCGATTTCAGCGAGCTGAAAGTCAAAGAACCGAAGAAAAAGGAACTAACCACGGTTGAGGCTTCTTTGCGGCTAGATGCGATCGCCTCCGCCGGGTTCGGAATGTCCCGCAGCAAAATGGCTGAAATCATTACTGGTGGAGACGTGCGGGTGAACTGGAAAGAAATCTCCAGTAGCAGTTATCAGGTTAAAACCAGTGACTTAATTGCCATTCGCGGCAAAGGTCGTCTGGAAGTCGGCGAAATTCAGGTGACAAAAAAAGACCGCTACCGGGTACAGCTTACTCGTTACATCTAA
- a CDS encoding PAS domain S-box protein translates to MNYNFPKNLALLGWLNDHADQGIFTTDVNLKITGWNHWLEIHSGLLASEMMGRYLLEAYPQLAQRRVERFYDQALSGQVVFLSQRLHGYLLPLPAIAVNSKLPQMFQSVRIAPLMAHGRVLGTITTIEDVSERVVREAELQSKIDELQRTEAMLRSTQARLQHLLSSSPAIIYTSEAKENFTATFVSENITEKLGYTPAEFLSEPNFWLKRVHPDDKSHVFAEFNRLFQVGHHALEYRFRHQDGSYRWLRDEMKLVHNPQGGVEEIVGAWYDITERKKSEAQVEEQAALLDIATDAIMVWDLENRILFWNKGAEHLYGWTALEAMNQNGYQLLGGKSISSLIEAKKIVLARGEWQGELHQITKNGKEALVASRWTLVRDERGVPKSILAVNTDITEKKKLESQFLRTQRLESIGTLASGIAHDLNNILTPILGAVQLLQIDLPPDKRELMLQMLESNTKRGADLIKQVLSFARGFEGERGVVQVRHLINDIIAIAKETFPKSIDFFSDIPRDLQLIYGDTTQLHQILMNLSVNARDAMPDGGTLSIKAANVVVSEESARNQIGNVKPGDYVMIQVRDTGSGIPPDVLDRIFEPFFTTKQPGKGTGLGLSTVIGIVKSHGGFICVESEVGEGTEFQVYLPAFEAAEAPLEEDLDMPAGTGQLILLVDDEAPICEITKATLEKYAYRVLTASNGLEAVDLYVQYQDEISVVLLDLMMPGRNGPSTIRCLQAIAPDVKIIAVTGLRGHAMTAEAASMGVKAFVSKPYTNQELLKILHTTITT, encoded by the coding sequence GTGAACTATAACTTCCCAAAAAACTTGGCACTTTTGGGCTGGTTGAACGACCACGCCGACCAAGGTATATTCACCACGGATGTGAATTTAAAAATTACTGGGTGGAACCATTGGCTAGAAATCCACAGTGGCTTGTTGGCATCGGAGATGATGGGGCGCTATTTGCTGGAAGCCTATCCCCAACTGGCACAGAGGCGCGTGGAAAGATTTTACGATCAGGCTCTGAGCGGTCAAGTGGTGTTCTTATCCCAGCGCCTACATGGCTATCTGCTACCCCTACCGGCGATCGCTGTCAATAGCAAATTGCCTCAAATGTTCCAGAGCGTTCGCATTGCCCCCCTGATGGCACATGGGCGGGTTCTGGGGACCATTACCACGATCGAGGATGTCTCGGAACGGGTGGTGCGAGAAGCAGAACTCCAATCTAAAATAGATGAACTTCAGCGCACAGAAGCAATGCTGCGCTCTACCCAAGCGCGGCTGCAACACCTCCTCTCCTCCAGCCCAGCCATTATCTACACCAGCGAAGCCAAGGAGAATTTTACTGCCACCTTTGTGAGTGAGAATATCACGGAAAAGCTCGGATATACACCGGCAGAATTCCTCTCGGAACCGAATTTCTGGCTGAAACGGGTTCACCCAGATGATAAGTCCCATGTATTTGCTGAATTCAACCGCTTATTCCAAGTAGGACATCATGCCTTAGAATACCGCTTTCGCCACCAGGATGGCTCCTACCGGTGGTTGCGGGATGAAATGAAGCTGGTGCATAACCCACAAGGAGGAGTAGAGGAAATTGTTGGGGCTTGGTACGATATTACAGAACGGAAAAAATCAGAGGCTCAAGTTGAAGAGCAAGCTGCCCTCCTAGATATTGCTACCGATGCCATTATGGTTTGGGATTTGGAAAACCGCATTTTATTCTGGAATAAAGGCGCGGAACATCTCTACGGCTGGACCGCATTGGAAGCGATGAACCAAAATGGCTATCAGCTCTTGGGGGGCAAAAGTATATCATCCCTGATTGAGGCGAAAAAAATTGTCCTCGCCCGGGGCGAATGGCAGGGAGAATTGCATCAAATCACCAAAAATGGTAAAGAGGCTCTGGTTGCCAGTCGCTGGACTCTAGTGCGGGACGAGCGCGGTGTCCCCAAATCTATCCTGGCTGTTAATACGGATATTACGGAAAAGAAAAAGCTGGAATCTCAGTTCCTCCGCACTCAGCGCCTAGAAAGCATCGGCACTCTGGCTAGCGGTATCGCTCACGATTTGAATAATATTCTCACACCCATTCTCGGGGCAGTACAGCTTTTGCAAATCGACCTGCCCCCGGATAAGCGGGAGCTGATGCTCCAGATGTTGGAAAGCAATACGAAACGGGGCGCCGACTTAATTAAGCAAGTTCTCTCGTTTGCTAGAGGGTTTGAAGGAGAGCGCGGGGTTGTCCAAGTCCGTCACCTGATTAATGACATTATCGCTATTGCTAAGGAAACTTTTCCTAAATCTATTGATTTTTTCTCGGACATACCGAGAGACTTGCAGTTAATCTATGGTGATACCACCCAATTGCATCAAATCCTGATGAATCTCAGTGTAAATGCTAGGGATGCTATGCCGGATGGGGGAACTTTATCAATTAAAGCTGCTAATGTTGTGGTGTCAGAAGAATCAGCCAGAAATCAAATCGGAAATGTGAAACCGGGCGATTATGTGATGATTCAAGTCAGAGACACTGGCTCTGGCATCCCCCCGGATGTTTTAGACCGGATTTTTGAACCATTTTTCACTACCAAACAGCCCGGTAAAGGCACTGGCTTGGGACTTTCCACGGTGATTGGCATTGTTAAGAGTCACGGCGGCTTTATTTGTGTGGAAAGCGAAGTTGGTGAGGGAACAGAATTTCAGGTTTACTTACCCGCTTTTGAGGCAGCGGAAGCTCCCCTGGAGGAAGATCTGGATATGCCTGCAGGTACAGGGCAGCTAATTCTCTTGGTGGATGATGAGGCCCCGATTTGCGAAATCACGAAAGCAACTCTGGAAAAGTATGCCTACCGGGTGTTAACGGCTAGTAATGGCCTGGAAGCTGTGGATTTATATGTCCAGTATCAAGATGAAATTAGCGTGGTCCTGTTGGATTTGATGATGCCAGGTCGCAATGGACCTAGTACGATCCGGTGTTTGCAGGCGATCGCGCCGGATGTTAAAATTATCGCTGTTACCGGGTTGCGCGGTCACGCCATGACTGCAGAGGCAGCTAGTATGGGGGTAAAAGCTTTTGTATCCAAACCTTATACTAATCAAGAATTGCTGAAAATCTTACATACTACCATTACCACTTAG
- a CDS encoding chemotaxis protein CheC, protein MTIFTEKQRDALTELINIGFARTAASLSELTGDRVLLEAPMVSIHPIAELSSKLATFVKGEVATVQQIFHGPVSGNALLLLNYDGAVMLSDLVCPEESPRSDRLDASGAEVLTEVGNILLNACLSVFGNLLEIQISFSVPRLYLEALDGLLHSLVIGKEEMRYAMVVYTAFRLRENAVTGYMVMVLGVVSLEKLLQSVDDWADIAVENVAQNSA, encoded by the coding sequence ATGACCATCTTCACGGAAAAACAGCGGGATGCCCTGACAGAGCTGATTAACATCGGTTTTGCTCGCACTGCGGCTTCTCTGTCGGAACTGACGGGCGATCGTGTCCTCCTAGAGGCGCCAATGGTTTCCATCCATCCGATCGCGGAGCTAAGTTCTAAACTAGCGACCTTCGTCAAAGGAGAAGTAGCTACCGTACAGCAGATTTTCCACGGACCGGTATCGGGCAATGCTCTGTTACTACTCAATTACGACGGCGCCGTGATGTTATCCGATTTGGTTTGTCCCGAGGAAAGTCCCCGCAGCGATCGTCTGGACGCCTCCGGTGCTGAGGTACTCACCGAGGTAGGTAACATCCTCCTCAATGCCTGTCTCAGCGTGTTTGGCAATCTCCTGGAAATCCAAATCTCTTTTTCTGTACCTCGTCTGTACCTGGAAGCTCTCGACGGGTTGCTACACTCTTTGGTCATTGGCAAGGAAGAAATGCGTTACGCGATGGTGGTTTACACCGCCTTTCGCCTGCGGGAAAATGCCGTCACAGGTTATATGGTGATGGTTCTCGGTGTTGTATCCTTGGAAAAGCTGCTCCAGTCGGTGGACGATTGGGCGGATATTGCCGTGGAAAATGTGGCGCAAAATAGCGCTTAA
- a CDS encoding PleD family two-component system response regulator: MLPIWHGVLRSTALSSGSGVDKNKIVPFYPEAVADSGGTVMAKILIVDDSGMSRKILRKILQPEGHEIIEATNGLLALETYFLEKPDLVLLDMAMPEMSGTEVLEKLRQLDGQAQIIMATADLQEMTRTSVLAGGAVGYVTKPFGAAKVLAAVNNALGIEGVV, from the coding sequence ATGTTGCCGATCTGGCACGGGGTACTCCGATCGACGGCTCTCAGTAGTGGAAGCGGGGTTGACAAAAATAAGATAGTGCCTTTTTACCCCGAGGCAGTGGCTGATTCTGGAGGCACTGTGATGGCTAAAATTTTGATTGTGGACGACTCTGGGATGTCGCGGAAAATACTGAGAAAAATTCTGCAGCCAGAGGGGCACGAGATTATCGAAGCGACAAACGGGTTGCTCGCGCTCGAGACTTATTTCTTGGAAAAGCCGGATCTGGTATTGCTGGATATGGCAATGCCGGAAATGAGCGGTACGGAGGTGCTGGAAAAATTGCGCCAATTAGACGGGCAAGCCCAGATTATCATGGCTACTGCTGACTTGCAGGAAATGACCCGTACCAGCGTCTTGGCGGGAGGTGCGGTGGGTTATGTCACCAAACCCTTTGGGGCGGCAAAGGTTTTGGCTGCAGTGAATAACGCTCTAGGCATTGAGGGGGTAGTATGA